Proteins from a single region of Pseudomonas ekonensis:
- the treS gene encoding maltose alpha-D-glucosyltransferase, which translates to MAKKTRSATFIKDPLWYKDAVIYQVHVKSYFDSNNDGIGDFPGLIAKLDYIAELGVNTIWLLPFYPSPRRDDGYDIAEYRGVHSDYGTMADARRFIAEAHKRGLRVISELVINHTSDQHPWFQRARRAKRGSAARDFYVWSDDDQKYDGTRIIFLDTEKSNWTWDPVAGQYFWHRFYSHQPDLNFDNPQVMKAVLAVMRHWLDMGIDGLRLDAIPYLIERDGTNNENLPETHDVLKAIRAEIDANYPDRMLLAEANQWPEDTQLYFGDTDAQGLNGDECHMAFHFPLMPRMYMALAQEDRFPITDILRQTPEIPANCQWAIFLRNHDELTLEMVTDKERDYLWNHYAADRRARINLGIRRRLAPLMERDRRRIELLNSLLLSMPGTPTLYYGDEIGMGDNIYLGDRDGVRTPMQWSIDRNGGFSRADPASLVLPPIMDPLYGYQSVNVETQAGDPHSLLNWTRRLLAVRKQSKAFGRGSLKMLSPANRRVLAYTREYTGADGRHEIILCVANVSRSAQAVELDLSAYVGMVPVEMLGGNAFPPIGQLSFLLTLAPYGFYWFGLAAENQMPSWHVEPAQSLPDFTTLVLKKRMEELLEAPVRATLEQGILPDWLQNRRWFAGKDAAIERVELAYGVRFGDARHPVLLSEVEVSAAGQVSRYQLPFGFISEDQVGPALPQQLALARVRRGRQVGLITDAFSLEAFIRAVLQGLQAGTALACEGGEIRFEATPHLAALGLGDEPEVRYLSAEQSNSSVVIGNGLVLKLIRKVAPGVHPELEMSAYLTAAGFANISPLMGSVVRRDAQGEDNLLMIAQGYLSNQGDAWEWTQNNLERALRDELAAARSEQEQHYNALGELKDFAGMLGQRLGEMHRVLAAPSDNPDFAPQVLTAREAKTCGKDVAAQVEHALALLKAHQGELGEADRALVTRLLDNRKAILGHVQALAEQSVGGLRIRVHGDLHLGQVLVIKGDAYLIDFEGEPARPLAERRGKHSPYKDVSGVLRSFGYAAAMALNVQAVDSSPEAEAARRRVAGRYLDESCQAFVQAYRRAAASLDHAWQDPEGADAALALFGLEKAAYEVAYEAENRPAWLAVPLRGLHGLLRGLKPFSGLDGEQS; encoded by the coding sequence ATGGCGAAGAAAACCAGGTCAGCCACCTTCATCAAGGATCCGCTCTGGTACAAGGACGCGGTGATCTATCAGGTTCATGTCAAATCCTACTTCGACTCCAACAACGACGGGATCGGCGATTTTCCCGGCCTGATCGCCAAGCTCGACTACATCGCCGAACTGGGCGTCAACACCATCTGGCTGTTGCCGTTCTACCCCTCACCGCGGCGCGACGACGGCTACGACATCGCCGAGTACCGAGGCGTGCACAGCGACTACGGCACCATGGCCGACGCCCGGCGCTTCATCGCCGAGGCGCACAAGCGTGGCTTGCGGGTGATCTCGGAACTGGTCATCAACCACACCTCGGACCAGCACCCCTGGTTTCAGCGTGCGCGCCGGGCCAAGCGCGGGTCGGCGGCCCGGGACTTCTATGTGTGGTCGGATGACGACCAGAAGTACGACGGCACGCGGATCATTTTCCTCGACACCGAAAAGTCCAACTGGACCTGGGATCCGGTGGCCGGCCAATACTTCTGGCACCGCTTCTATTCCCACCAGCCGGATCTGAACTTCGACAACCCGCAAGTGATGAAAGCCGTGCTGGCGGTGATGCGCCACTGGCTGGACATGGGCATCGACGGCCTGCGCCTGGACGCCATCCCGTACCTGATCGAGCGCGACGGCACCAACAACGAAAACCTGCCCGAGACCCATGACGTGCTCAAAGCGATCCGGGCGGAGATCGACGCCAATTACCCCGACCGCATGCTCCTGGCCGAGGCCAACCAGTGGCCGGAAGACACCCAGCTGTACTTCGGCGACACCGACGCCCAAGGCCTCAACGGCGACGAATGCCACATGGCGTTCCACTTCCCGCTGATGCCGCGCATGTACATGGCCCTGGCCCAGGAAGACCGGTTCCCGATCACCGACATCCTGCGCCAGACCCCGGAGATCCCGGCCAACTGCCAATGGGCGATTTTCCTGCGCAATCACGATGAGCTGACCCTGGAAATGGTCACCGACAAGGAGCGCGATTACCTGTGGAACCACTACGCCGCCGACCGCCGGGCGCGGATCAACCTCGGCATCCGCCGCCGGCTGGCGCCGCTGATGGAGCGCGACCGCCGGCGCATCGAGCTGCTCAACAGCCTGCTGCTGTCGATGCCCGGCACGCCGACCCTTTACTACGGCGATGAGATCGGCATGGGCGACAACATCTACCTGGGCGACCGCGACGGCGTGCGCACGCCGATGCAGTGGTCGATCGACCGCAACGGCGGGTTCTCCCGCGCCGACCCGGCCAGCCTGGTGCTGCCGCCGATCATGGATCCGCTGTACGGCTACCAGTCGGTCAACGTCGAGACCCAGGCCGGCGACCCGCACTCGTTGCTCAACTGGACGCGGCGGCTGCTGGCGGTGCGCAAGCAGTCCAAGGCGTTCGGCCGCGGCAGCCTGAAAATGCTCTCGCCGGCCAACCGCCGCGTGCTGGCCTACACCCGCGAATACACCGGCGCCGATGGCCGGCACGAAATCATCCTGTGCGTGGCCAACGTTTCGCGCAGCGCCCAGGCGGTGGAACTGGACCTGTCCGCCTACGTCGGCATGGTGCCGGTGGAGATGCTCGGCGGTAACGCGTTTCCGCCCATCGGCCAGTTGAGCTTCTTGCTGACCCTGGCGCCGTACGGCTTCTACTGGTTCGGCCTGGCGGCGGAGAACCAGATGCCGAGCTGGCACGTGGAACCGGCCCAGAGCCTGCCGGACTTCACCACGCTGGTGCTGAAAAAGCGCATGGAAGAACTGCTCGAAGCGCCGGTCCGCGCCACGCTGGAGCAGGGCATCCTGCCGGACTGGCTGCAGAACCGCCGCTGGTTCGCCGGCAAGGACGCCGCCATCGAGCGGGTCGAACTGGCGTACGGGGTGCGTTTCGGCGATGCCCGGCATCCGGTGCTGCTCAGCGAAGTCGAAGTGAGCGCCGCAGGCCAGGTCAGCCGCTATCAGTTGCCCTTCGGCTTCATTTCGGAGGATCAGGTCGGCCCGGCGCTGCCGCAGCAACTGGCGCTGGCCCGCGTGCGCCGGGGGCGGCAGGTCGGTTTGATCACCGACGCCTTCAGCCTGGAAGCGTTCATCCGTGCGGTGCTGCAAGGCCTGCAGGCCGGCACGGCGCTGGCGTGCGAGGGCGGCGAGATCCGTTTCGAGGCCACGCCGCACCTGGCGGCCCTGGGCCTGGGGGACGAACCCGAGGTGCGCTACTTGTCCGCCGAGCAGTCCAACAGCTCGGTGGTGATCGGCAACGGCCTGGTGCTCAAGCTGATCCGCAAGGTCGCCCCGGGCGTGCACCCGGAACTGGAGATGAGCGCTTACCTGACGGCGGCGGGGTTCGCCAACATTTCACCGCTGATGGGCTCCGTGGTCCGCCGCGACGCCCAGGGCGAAGACAACTTGCTGATGATCGCCCAGGGCTACTTGAGCAATCAGGGCGATGCCTGGGAATGGACGCAGAACAACCTGGAACGGGCGCTGCGCGATGAGCTGGCCGCCGCCCGTTCCGAACAGGAGCAGCACTACAACGCGCTGGGCGAGTTGAAGGACTTTGCCGGGATGCTCGGCCAACGCCTGGGCGAGATGCACCGGGTGCTGGCCGCCCCGAGCGACAACCCGGATTTCGCGCCGCAGGTGTTGACCGCCAGGGAGGCCAAGACCTGCGGCAAGGACGTGGCGGCCCAGGTCGAGCATGCGCTCGCGCTGCTCAAGGCGCACCAGGGCGAACTCGGCGAGGCGGACCGTGCGCTCGTCACGCGCCTGCTGGACAACCGCAAAGCCATTCTCGGCCACGTCCAGGCGCTGGCGGAGCAGTCCGTCGGCGGCCTGCGCATCCGCGTCCACGGCGACCTGCATCTGGGCCAGGTGCTGGTGATCAAGGGTGATGCCTACCTGATCGACTTCGAGGGCGAACCGGCGCGGCCGCTGGCGGAGCGGCGGGGCAAGCACAGCCCGTACAAGGATGTCAGCGGTGTGCTGCGTTCCTTCGGTTACGCCGCCGCGATGGCGCTCAACGTGCAAGCCGTCGACAGCAGCCCCGAGGCCGAGGCGGCGCGCCGGCGGGTGGCCGGGCGCTACCTGGACGAATCCTGTCAGGCATTTGTCCAGGCGTATCGCCGGGCGGCAGCTAGTCTTGATCATGCCTGGCAAGATCCTGAAGGTGCCGACGCCGCACTGGCGTTGTTCGGTCTGGAGAAAGCGGCCTACGAAGTGGCCTATGAAGCCGAAAACCGCCCCGCCTGGCTGGCCGTGCCCTTGCGCGGCCTGCACGGGCTGCTGAGGGGGCTCAAACCCTTTTCCGGTCTTGATGGAGAGCAGTCATGA
- the glgB gene encoding 1,4-alpha-glucan branching protein GlgB: MSVSNREQGHVKHTALPRTKDIEALVRAEHRDPFAVLGPHGDAAGGQFIRAYLPGALSVSVLDRDSGDELGPLEATATPGLFVGHFGQVRPYLLRTRWAGGEQVAEDPYSFGQLLGEMDLYLFAEGNHRDLSACLGAQLKTVDGVDGVRFAVWAPNARRVSVVGDFNVWDGRRHPMRLRHPSGVWELFVPRLGAGELYKYEILGPHGILPLKADPMALATSLPPDTASKVATPLRIDWQDEDWMSGRVERQRPAAPLAIYELHAGSWQCELDDLGEVARQYTWPELAERLIPYVKDLGFTHIELMPIMEHPFGGSWGYQLLSQFAPSARYGTPDEFAAFVNACHLAGLGVILDWVPAHFPTDTHGLAQFDGTALYEYGNPLEGFHQDWDTLIYNLGRTEVHGYMLASALHWLKHFHVDGLRVDAVASMLYRDYSRKAGEWVPNRHGGRENLEAIDFLRHLNDVVALEAPGALVIAEESTAWPGVSQDTQQGGLGFAYKWNMGWMHDSLHYIQQDPVYRAHHHNELSFGLVYAWSERFILPISHDEVVHGKHSLIDKMPGDRWQKFANLRAYLSFMWAHPGKKLLFMGCEFGQWREWNHDQQLDWYLLQYSEHQGVQKLVADLNRLYREEPALHEQDDVPQGFQWLIGDDAINSVYAWLRWSREGTPLLVVANFTPVPRQSYRVGVPFAGRWNELLNSDSDTYAGSNYGNGGGAYAEEVPSHGQALSLELNLPPLAVLILKPEG, translated from the coding sequence ATGAGTGTCTCGAACAGGGAACAGGGTCACGTCAAACACACCGCGTTGCCGCGCACCAAGGACATCGAAGCCCTGGTGCGCGCCGAGCACCGCGATCCTTTCGCCGTGCTCGGCCCCCACGGCGACGCCGCCGGGGGGCAGTTCATCCGGGCGTACCTGCCGGGCGCGTTGAGCGTCTCGGTGCTGGACCGGGACAGCGGCGATGAACTCGGCCCGCTGGAGGCCACGGCGACGCCGGGGCTGTTCGTCGGCCATTTCGGCCAGGTCCGGCCCTATCTGTTGCGCACCCGGTGGGCCGGTGGCGAACAGGTGGCGGAAGACCCCTACAGCTTCGGCCAGTTGCTCGGCGAGATGGACCTGTACCTGTTCGCCGAAGGCAATCACCGCGACCTGAGCGCCTGTCTCGGTGCGCAACTGAAGACGGTCGACGGCGTCGACGGGGTGCGTTTCGCGGTGTGGGCGCCGAATGCCCGGCGGGTGTCGGTGGTCGGCGACTTCAACGTCTGGGACGGGCGCCGCCACCCGATGCGCCTGCGCCATCCGTCAGGGGTCTGGGAGCTGTTCGTCCCGCGCCTGGGGGCCGGTGAGCTGTACAAATACGAAATCCTCGGGCCCCACGGCATCCTGCCGCTCAAGGCCGACCCGATGGCGCTGGCCACCAGCCTGCCGCCGGACACCGCGTCGAAAGTCGCCACGCCGCTGCGCATCGACTGGCAGGACGAGGACTGGATGAGCGGCCGCGTCGAGCGCCAGCGGCCTGCGGCGCCGTTGGCGATCTACGAGCTGCACGCCGGTTCCTGGCAGTGCGAGCTGGATGACCTGGGCGAAGTCGCCCGCCAGTACACCTGGCCGGAACTGGCCGAGCGGCTGATCCCCTACGTCAAGGACCTGGGCTTCACCCATATCGAACTGATGCCGATCATGGAGCACCCGTTCGGCGGCTCCTGGGGCTATCAGCTGCTGTCGCAGTTCGCGCCGAGCGCACGCTACGGCACGCCGGACGAGTTCGCCGCGTTCGTCAACGCCTGCCACCTGGCCGGGCTGGGGGTGATCCTCGACTGGGTGCCGGCGCATTTCCCCACCGACACCCATGGCCTGGCCCAGTTCGACGGCACGGCCCTGTACGAGTACGGCAACCCGCTGGAAGGGTTCCACCAGGACTGGGACACGCTGATCTACAACCTCGGCCGCACCGAAGTGCACGGCTACATGCTGGCGTCGGCGCTGCACTGGCTCAAGCATTTCCACGTGGACGGGCTGCGGGTCGATGCGGTGGCGTCGATGCTCTACCGCGACTACTCGCGCAAGGCCGGCGAGTGGGTGCCCAACCGCCACGGCGGGCGGGAAAACCTGGAAGCCATCGACTTCCTGCGCCACCTCAACGATGTGGTGGCGCTGGAGGCGCCGGGCGCGCTGGTGATCGCCGAGGAGTCCACGGCCTGGCCCGGCGTCAGCCAGGACACCCAGCAGGGCGGCCTCGGGTTTGCCTACAAGTGGAACATGGGCTGGATGCACGATTCGCTGCACTACATCCAGCAGGATCCGGTGTATCGCGCCCATCACCACAACGAATTGAGCTTCGGCCTGGTGTACGCCTGGTCCGAGCGTTTCATCCTACCGATCTCCCACGACGAGGTGGTGCACGGCAAGCACTCGCTGATCGACAAGATGCCCGGCGACCGCTGGCAGAAGTTCGCCAATCTGCGGGCGTACCTGAGCTTCATGTGGGCCCATCCGGGCAAAAAGCTGTTGTTCATGGGCTGCGAGTTCGGCCAGTGGCGCGAGTGGAACCACGATCAGCAGTTGGACTGGTATCTGCTGCAGTATTCCGAGCACCAGGGCGTGCAGAAGCTGGTCGCCGACCTCAACCGGCTGTACCGCGAAGAGCCGGCGCTGCACGAACAGGACGACGTGCCGCAGGGGTTCCAGTGGCTGATCGGCGACGACGCGATCAACAGCGTCTACGCCTGGCTGCGCTGGAGCCGGGAGGGCACGCCGTTGCTGGTGGTGGCCAACTTCACCCCGGTGCCGCGCCAGTCCTACCGGGTCGGAGTGCCGTTCGCCGGGCGCTGGAACGAATTGCTCAACAGCGATTCCGACACCTATGCCGGCTCCAACTACGGCAACGGCGGCGGGGCGTATGCCGAAGAGGTGCCGAGCCATGGGCAGGCCCTGTCGCTGGAACTGAACCTGCCGCCGCTGGCGGTGCTGATCCTCAAGCCGGAAGGTTGA
- a CDS encoding autotransporter domain-containing protein: MKTSLTPHEIKITFCTVSSSILLCSSMEAQAGPAEDETTPWYRQDVPVMTLPATVVTPEAQRLSPRPDRQGEHLITEDLAPGAWDRLYGASSRQAQMDVLTPGFAMPGSGDFKGPAMLTVKSDNGGIQRVGLISGVNQIQGNSGGLITTRALADPTSDTLNLQGQSLGAYYSLTGAQGWHVDLSASGGRVSGFSRNEQGARLATEGSALTFSVEGGFPIGLSDNWVVEPQAQLINQRITLDTPYAGSGNASSSDISAWSGRVGARLKGSYDLNGLPVEPYVRTNLWHTVYTGNTVTLDQVDKISSSRKSSTVELGLGLVARVTPTVSLYVSADYSSDVDDNDLNGLIGSLGVRMRW; this comes from the coding sequence ATGAAAACCTCACTCACCCCACATGAGATCAAAATCACCTTCTGCACCGTTTCAAGCTCTATCCTGCTGTGCTCGTCCATGGAGGCGCAGGCCGGCCCTGCGGAGGACGAGACCACGCCGTGGTATCGCCAGGATGTACCGGTCATGACCTTGCCCGCGACCGTCGTCACCCCAGAGGCGCAACGCCTGAGCCCACGCCCCGACCGCCAGGGCGAACACTTGATCACCGAAGACCTCGCCCCCGGCGCCTGGGACCGACTGTACGGCGCCAGCTCGCGCCAGGCGCAGATGGACGTCCTCACCCCGGGCTTTGCGATGCCCGGCAGCGGCGACTTCAAGGGCCCGGCAATGCTGACGGTGAAAAGCGACAACGGCGGCATCCAGCGGGTCGGCCTGATCAGCGGCGTCAACCAGATCCAGGGCAACAGCGGCGGCCTGATCACCACCCGCGCCCTCGCCGATCCGACCAGCGACACCCTCAACCTGCAAGGCCAAAGCCTGGGCGCCTACTACAGCCTGACCGGGGCCCAGGGCTGGCACGTCGACCTGTCGGCCAGCGGCGGCCGGGTCAGCGGCTTCAGCCGCAACGAGCAAGGTGCGCGCCTGGCCACCGAAGGCAGCGCGCTGACGTTCTCGGTCGAGGGCGGGTTCCCCATCGGTCTGAGCGACAACTGGGTGGTCGAACCGCAGGCGCAATTGATCAACCAGCGCATCACCCTCGACACGCCGTACGCGGGGTCGGGCAATGCGTCCTCCAGCGACATTTCGGCGTGGAGCGGCCGGGTCGGCGCCCGCTTGAAAGGCAGCTACGACCTCAACGGCCTGCCGGTGGAACCCTACGTGCGCACCAACCTGTGGCACACGGTGTACACCGGCAACACCGTGACGCTGGATCAGGTGGACAAGATCAGCAGCAGCCGCAAGTCATCGACGGTGGAACTGGGCCTGGGCCTGGTGGCCCGCGTGACGCCGACGGTCAGCCTGTACGTCAGCGCCGACTACAGCAGCGACGTGGACGACAACGACCTGAACGGACTGATCGGCAGCCTGGGTGTGCGGATGCGCTGGTGA
- a CDS encoding autotransporter family protein: MKSPGFPAPHAIARLALSIGLAALLPQGALAACAFSPTPGNDSYVCDSPGSGPLTDLSGNNSLTFPAGGNGSVPGNVTFGPGADRVLMQSGTIQGNLDMGDGANVLQIDGGRITGEVHQHSGVDTFIMNGGTLAALAQGDGFDRFTMTGGTITGAFEDGDFARMSGGTIGRVDMKLDDNVFDLSGGQILGNLVTGFGKDTIIVSGGRIGGNLSVSGGNDSVTVSGGEIAGEVRTSFGNDRLLWENGGILRSAILMGDNDDSATLRNLDDSILALTPRLDGGPGNDTLTYDNSRTALASRAVNWETVNLSNASQVDLASGRLVLGDPQSGGGQLNIDATSVLSATQGEVAPAVAGRAVTVNNAGALDLTRDNTRTDDTLTIQGNYIGQGGQLRLQTLVAGDGSPSDRLVVNNGSLSGTTVISVTNVAGAGALTRANGIELVQALGTATSDNAAFSLRGPVSAGAYDYFLFKGGVTAGTENNWYLRSAVVAPQVVSVPNPDPALPPLSVPVVPVPVAAPVTAPAAAPGAPAVSTPAPLPVAVPGAAPIPLYRPEVPTWSVLPPAAALLTLNALGTYHERQGDQRLSGHPATLGAGRARAYGNQIDRTWAGTVAPRLDGSLTGFQAGQDLVDLVSAEGRTHRIGFFIGHSRLRGDVDGFNQGIPGKQAGRIRLEGDSGGLYWTLLDPHGWYVDTVAMGTRFSGDSRSDRGLKLDNRGHALTLSVESGYPMALGDDWAVEPQVQLIHQNIALDSQDDGVARVSFHPDDSWTGRLGVRLRGAGNVWGRPVLPYLRVNLWRTFAGTDSVTFDDADRIDTRQAASTAQLGLGVTVSLAPSVAVYASTDYSRSIDSNASRETSADLGLRIEW; this comes from the coding sequence ATGAAATCGCCCGGCTTTCCTGCACCGCACGCCATCGCTCGGCTGGCCCTTTCGATCGGGCTGGCCGCACTCCTCCCGCAGGGCGCCCTCGCCGCCTGCGCCTTCAGCCCGACACCGGGAAACGATAGCTATGTCTGCGACAGCCCCGGCAGCGGCCCGCTCACCGACCTGTCCGGCAACAACAGCCTGACATTTCCCGCCGGGGGCAACGGCAGCGTGCCCGGCAACGTCACCTTCGGCCCGGGCGCCGACCGGGTGCTCATGCAGTCCGGGACGATTCAGGGCAACCTCGACATGGGCGACGGCGCCAACGTGCTGCAGATCGACGGCGGGCGGATCACCGGCGAGGTGCACCAGCACAGCGGCGTGGACACCTTCATCATGAACGGCGGCACCCTCGCCGCACTGGCCCAGGGCGACGGCTTCGACCGGTTCACCATGACCGGCGGCACGATCACCGGGGCGTTCGAGGACGGCGACTTCGCCCGCATGAGCGGCGGCACCATCGGCCGGGTCGACATGAAGCTGGACGACAATGTCTTCGACCTCTCCGGCGGCCAGATCCTGGGCAATCTGGTGACCGGCTTCGGCAAAGACACGATCATCGTGTCCGGCGGCCGCATCGGCGGCAACCTCAGCGTCAGCGGCGGCAACGACAGCGTGACCGTCAGCGGCGGCGAAATCGCCGGTGAAGTCCGCACCAGCTTCGGCAACGACCGTTTGCTGTGGGAAAACGGCGGCATCCTCCGTTCCGCCATCCTGATGGGCGACAACGACGACAGCGCGACATTGCGCAACCTCGACGACAGTATTCTGGCCCTGACGCCCCGGCTCGACGGCGGCCCCGGCAACGACACGCTGACCTACGACAACAGCCGGACCGCCCTGGCCTCGCGCGCCGTCAATTGGGAAACGGTCAACCTCAGCAACGCCTCGCAGGTGGATCTGGCGTCCGGCCGCCTGGTGCTGGGCGACCCGCAAAGCGGCGGCGGCCAACTGAACATCGATGCAACCAGCGTGCTGAGCGCCACCCAGGGCGAAGTGGCGCCCGCTGTCGCGGGGCGCGCCGTGACCGTCAACAACGCCGGCGCCCTCGACCTGACCCGCGACAACACCCGCACCGACGACACCCTGACGATCCAGGGCAACTACATCGGCCAGGGCGGACAACTGCGGCTGCAAACCCTGGTCGCCGGGGACGGTTCGCCCAGCGACCGGCTGGTGGTGAACAACGGCAGCCTGAGCGGCACGACGGTCATCTCCGTGACCAATGTCGCCGGCGCCGGCGCGCTGACCCGGGCGAACGGCATCGAACTGGTGCAGGCCCTGGGCACCGCCACCAGCGACAACGCCGCGTTTTCCCTGCGCGGCCCGGTGTCCGCCGGTGCCTACGACTACTTCCTGTTCAAGGGCGGGGTCACCGCCGGAACGGAAAACAACTGGTATCTGCGCTCGGCCGTGGTCGCGCCCCAGGTCGTCAGCGTACCCAACCCGGATCCGGCGCTACCGCCGTTGTCGGTGCCCGTGGTGCCTGTCCCGGTCGCGGCACCGGTCACTGCGCCAGCCGCCGCCCCTGGCGCCCCCGCCGTGTCCACGCCTGCGCCCTTGCCGGTCGCCGTTCCCGGCGCCGCGCCGATTCCGCTCTATCGCCCGGAGGTGCCGACCTGGTCGGTGCTGCCCCCGGCCGCCGCGCTCCTGACCCTCAACGCACTGGGCACCTACCACGAGCGCCAGGGCGATCAACGCCTCAGCGGTCACCCCGCCACGCTCGGCGCCGGACGGGCCAGGGCCTACGGCAACCAGATCGACCGCACCTGGGCCGGCACCGTCGCGCCGCGCCTGGACGGCTCGCTCACCGGGTTCCAGGCCGGCCAGGACCTGGTCGACCTGGTCTCTGCCGAGGGCCGGACCCACCGCATCGGGTTCTTCATCGGCCACAGCCGCTTGCGGGGCGATGTCGATGGGTTCAACCAAGGCATACCCGGCAAACAGGCAGGGAGAATCCGGCTCGAGGGCGACAGCGGCGGCCTCTACTGGACGCTGCTCGACCCGCACGGCTGGTACGTGGACACCGTGGCCATGGGCACCCGCTTCTCGGGCGACAGCCGCTCCGACCGGGGCCTGAAACTGGACAACCGCGGCCATGCCCTGACCCTCTCGGTGGAGTCGGGCTATCCGATGGCGCTGGGCGATGACTGGGCTGTCGAGCCGCAGGTGCAGCTGATCCACCAGAACATCGCCCTCGACAGCCAGGACGACGGTGTCGCACGGGTTTCGTTTCATCCGGACGATTCATGGACCGGACGCCTCGGCGTGCGGCTCAGGGGCGCCGGCAATGTCTGGGGACGCCCGGTGCTGCCCTATCTGCGCGTCAACCTGTGGCGCACGTTCGCCGGCACCGACAGCGTGACCTTCGACGATGCCGACCGCATCGACACCCGCCAGGCGGCATCCACCGCGCAGTTGGGCCTGGGGGTGACGGTGTCGCTGGCGCCGTCGGTGGCCGTTTACGCCAGCACCGACTACAGCCGCAGTATTGACAGCAATGCCAGCCGGGAAACAAGCGCCGACCTCGGCTTGCGCATCGAATGGTGA
- a CDS encoding endonuclease/exonuclease/phosphatase family protein, whose amino-acid sequence MSSDPERHRRNVQPADPPAIHRLRVLTVNTHKGFTALNRRFILPELREAVRSTSADLVFLQEVVGEHERHSSRYNEWPPTSQYEFLADSMWSDFAYGRNAVYPDGHHGNALLSKYPIREYRNLDVSITGPERRGLLHCVLDVPGHPAVHAICVHLSLLESHRQLQLQLLCQLLESLPDDAPVIIAGDFNDWQLQGNAALGRRDYLHEAFERHHGRPAKTYPARFPLLRLDRVYLRNASSHDPQILGNKPWTHLSDHLPLAVEVRI is encoded by the coding sequence GTGTCCAGCGATCCCGAGCGTCACCGCCGCAATGTCCAGCCCGCCGACCCGCCCGCCATCCACCGGCTGCGGGTGCTGACGGTCAATACGCACAAGGGGTTCACCGCGCTGAACCGGCGCTTCATCCTGCCGGAACTGCGCGAGGCGGTGCGCAGCACGTCGGCCGACCTGGTGTTCCTGCAAGAGGTGGTCGGCGAGCATGAGCGCCATTCCAGCCGCTACAACGAATGGCCGCCGACCTCGCAGTACGAGTTCCTGGCCGACAGCATGTGGAGCGACTTCGCCTACGGGCGCAATGCGGTCTACCCTGACGGCCACCACGGCAACGCGTTGCTCTCCAAGTACCCGATCCGCGAATACCGCAACCTCGACGTCTCGATCACCGGCCCCGAACGGCGCGGCCTGCTGCACTGCGTGCTGGACGTGCCGGGGCACCCGGCGGTGCACGCCATCTGCGTGCACCTGAGCCTGCTGGAAAGCCATCGCCAACTGCAACTGCAGTTGCTCTGCCAATTGCTCGAGTCCCTGCCCGACGACGCGCCGGTGATCATCGCCGGCGACTTCAACGACTGGCAGTTGCAAGGCAACGCCGCCCTCGGCCGGCGCGACTACCTGCACGAAGCCTTCGAACGCCACCATGGCCGCCCGGCCAAGACCTACCCCGCCCGTTTCCCGCTGTTGCGCCTGGACCGCGTCTACCTGCGCAACGCCAGCAGCCATGACCCGCAGATTCTCGGCAACAAGCCGTGGACGCACCTGTCGGATCACCTGCCGTTGGCGGTGGAAGTGCGCATCTGA
- a CDS encoding PIG-L deacetylase family protein, translating to MKPLSLNEQRLPAQIWNSAPQLDHIPVINTQSLVPAGARAVVIAPHPGDEVVTCGGLLQLLSGLGHPLQLLSITDGSASHPGSRQWSEKRLSVFRPQESVEALRRLGLPMHSLKWVRGGFADNALIEHEPQLTDFITRYLRPGDVVFSTWCEDGNPDHEAVGRASAKAAHRAGATFHDVPVWAWHWPERDHGLIPWERARKLRLDTWTVARKSHATHAYASQLNGEPAVGLEPLLPKVILERMRLPYEIVFV from the coding sequence ATGAAACCGTTATCCCTGAATGAACAGAGACTGCCGGCGCAGATCTGGAACAGCGCGCCGCAACTCGACCACATCCCCGTCATCAACACCCAAAGCCTGGTGCCCGCCGGCGCCCGCGCAGTGGTGATCGCCCCGCATCCGGGCGACGAAGTGGTGACCTGCGGCGGCCTGCTGCAACTGCTGAGCGGCCTCGGCCATCCCCTGCAACTGCTCTCTATCACCGACGGCAGCGCCAGCCATCCCGGTTCGCGCCAGTGGTCGGAGAAACGCCTGAGCGTGTTCCGCCCGCAGGAAAGCGTCGAAGCCCTGCGCCGCCTCGGCCTGCCGATGCACAGCCTCAAATGGGTGCGCGGCGGTTTCGCCGACAATGCCCTGATCGAGCACGAGCCCCAGCTGACCGACTTCATCACCCGCTACCTGCGCCCCGGCGACGTGGTGTTCAGCACCTGGTGCGAGGACGGCAACCCCGACCATGAGGCGGTGGGCCGCGCCAGCGCCAAGGCCGCCCACAGGGCCGGCGCCACGTTCCATGACGTGCCGGTCTGGGCCTGGCACTGGCCGGAGCGCGACCATGGGCTGATCCCCTGGGAGCGGGCGCGCAAGCTGCGGCTCGACACCTGGACCGTGGCGCGCAAGAGCCACGCCACCCACGCCTACGCCAGCCAGCTCAACGGCGAGCCGGCGGTCGGCCTGGAGCCGCTGCTGCCCAAGGTGATCCTGGAACGCATGCGCCTGCCCTACGAAATCGTCTTTGTCTGA